A single window of Selenomonas sputigena DNA harbors:
- a CDS encoding adenylosuccinate synthase: MSAVVVTGTQWGDEGKGKIVDYLAEKADTVVRYQGGSNAGHTVSVKGEEFKLRLLPSGILYHGKTNVVGNGVIFDPEVALEEMNEMQKRGVDTSGIRISNRAHVVLPYHRIMDGLAEEARGEGKIGTTKRGIGPCTMDKMNRIGIRVCDLIEPEEFKKRLKENLAVKNEELEKIYGHAPLSYEHILEEYEAYADLLKPYVCDTIALLNEELDAGKKVLFEGAQATMLDIDYGTYPYVTASHPVSGGVGVGAGVAPRRIDKVVGVVKAYCTRVGEGPFPTEQINDIGNKIREAGHEFGTVTGRPRRTGWLDACVVRYAGQLSGLDYMAITRLDILDGFDEIKMCTGYKLDGKPLNEIPASLNVLARVEPVYETFEGWKEDISGCRDYEKLPEKARKYLERLSAVTGVAIGIVSVGPNRDQTIICANDIF; the protein is encoded by the coding sequence ATGTCAGCAGTAGTAGTTACAGGCACGCAATGGGGCGATGAGGGCAAGGGAAAGATCGTCGACTACCTCGCCGAGAAGGCCGATACGGTCGTGCGCTATCAGGGCGGCAGCAATGCCGGACACACCGTCAGCGTTAAGGGCGAGGAGTTCAAGCTGCGTCTCCTGCCCTCGGGCATCCTTTACCACGGTAAGACGAACGTCGTCGGCAACGGTGTCATCTTCGATCCCGAAGTCGCGCTCGAAGAGATGAACGAGATGCAAAAGCGCGGCGTCGACACGTCGGGCATCCGCATCTCAAATCGTGCGCACGTCGTTCTGCCGTATCACCGCATTATGGACGGACTCGCCGAAGAAGCACGTGGCGAGGGGAAGATCGGCACGACGAAGCGCGGCATCGGCCCGTGCACCATGGACAAGATGAACCGCATCGGCATCCGCGTCTGCGATCTCATCGAGCCGGAGGAGTTTAAGAAGCGCCTGAAGGAAAACCTCGCGGTCAAGAACGAGGAACTGGAAAAGATCTACGGTCATGCGCCGCTCTCCTACGAGCATATCCTCGAAGAATACGAAGCTTATGCAGATCTCCTGAAACCCTATGTCTGCGACACTATCGCTCTTTTGAATGAAGAGCTTGATGCGGGCAAGAAGGTGCTCTTCGAGGGTGCGCAGGCGACGATGCTCGACATCGACTACGGCACATACCCTTACGTCACGGCCTCGCACCCAGTATCAGGCGGCGTAGGCGTCGGCGCGGGCGTCGCGCCCAGGCGCATCGACAAGGTTGTCGGCGTCGTCAAGGCATACTGCACGCGCGTCGGCGAAGGCCCCTTCCCGACCGAGCAGATCAACGACATCGGCAACAAGATCCGTGAAGCCGGCCATGAGTTCGGCACCGTCACGGGCAGGCCGCGCCGCACGGGCTGGCTCGATGCCTGCGTCGTGCGCTATGCGGGTCAGCTCTCGGGTCTCGACTACATGGCGATCACGCGCCTTGACATCCTCGACGGCTTTGACGAGATCAAGATGTGCACGGGCTACAAGCTCGACGGCAAGCCGCTGAACGAGATCCCCGCGAGCCTTAACGTCCTCGCGCGGGTCGAGCCTGTCTACGAGACATTCGAAGGCTGGAAGGAAGACATCTCGGGTTGCCGTGACTACGAGAAGCTGCCCGAAAAGGCAAGGAAATACCTCGAACGCCTCTCCGCCGTCACAGGTGTCGCCATCGGCATCGTCTCCGTCGGCCCGAACCGCGATCAGACAATCATCTGCGCGAACGATATTTTCTGA
- a CDS encoding nitrate reductase, with the protein MTLTAFLLSIMAGVIANRISKWLDERAHDGDEPRD; encoded by the coding sequence GTGACTCTAACCGCGTTTCTTCTCTCCATCATGGCTGGCGTGATCGCCAATCGCATCAGCAAATGGCTCGATGAGAGAGCGCATGACGGCGACGAGCCTAGGGATTAA
- a CDS encoding FecCD family ABC transporter permease has product MEASEKILPAEVHPRARKRRIALVLGLVALALALIVSASAGAVHIAPEAIVPTLMGNGTPEDYRILYHIRLPRIITGALTGVNLALAGCILQGILKNPLADPGIIGVSAGAGLTAMCIMILFPAEVKFVPLGAFVGAMIAVALVFALSWDNGVHPMRMVLAGVAIAAFFGGAMTALMVFYSDRVQGTVNWMAGGFAGRSWSHVEMVLPYTLVGIAGTLLGSRWLNALQLGEETARSLGVHVARARLVLLVLAALLAASAVSAAGMLGFVGLVVPHMVRLLTGSDFDYLLPAAAIWGAVLVAGADAAARMAFAPVEIPVGVFMSFLGAPFFLYLLKKGLRRE; this is encoded by the coding sequence ATGGAAGCATCGGAAAAAATCCTTCCGGCAGAAGTGCATCCGCGTGCGCGAAAGAGGCGCATCGCCCTCGTCCTCGGTCTTGTCGCGCTCGCCCTTGCGCTCATCGTCAGCGCTTCGGCGGGTGCAGTGCACATCGCGCCCGAGGCCATCGTGCCGACACTCATGGGAAACGGCACGCCCGAGGACTATCGCATCCTTTACCACATCCGTCTGCCGCGCATCATCACGGGCGCTTTGACGGGCGTGAACCTCGCGCTCGCCGGCTGCATCCTGCAGGGCATATTGAAGAATCCGCTCGCCGATCCCGGCATCATCGGCGTGTCGGCGGGCGCGGGACTGACCGCCATGTGCATCATGATCCTCTTCCCCGCAGAGGTCAAGTTCGTGCCGCTCGGCGCTTTCGTCGGCGCGATGATCGCCGTCGCGCTCGTCTTTGCGCTGTCGTGGGACAACGGCGTGCATCCGATGCGCATGGTGCTCGCGGGCGTCGCCATCGCGGCGTTCTTCGGCGGGGCGATGACGGCTCTGATGGTCTTCTACTCCGACCGCGTGCAGGGCACGGTGAACTGGATGGCAGGCGGCTTCGCGGGGCGCAGCTGGAGCCATGTGGAAATGGTTCTGCCCTACACGCTCGTCGGCATCGCGGGCACGCTCCTCGGCAGCCGCTGGCTCAACGCCCTGCAGCTCGGCGAGGAGACGGCGCGAAGCCTTGGCGTCCATGTGGCGCGTGCGCGGCTCGTGCTGCTCGTGCTCGCCGCCCTGCTCGCCGCCTCTGCCGTGAGCGCGGCGGGCATGCTCGGCTTCGTCGGACTCGTCGTGCCGCACATGGTGCGCCTTCTTACAGGATCAGATTTCGACTATCTGCTGCCCGCCGCCGCCATCTGGGGCGCTGTTCTTGTGGCGGGCGCCGATGCGGCGGCACGCATGGCATTCGCCCCTGTCGAGATTCCCGTCGGCGTGTTCATGTCGTTCTTGGGTGCGCCGTTCTTCCTCTATCTGCTCAAGAAGGGCCTTCGAAGGGAGTGA